Proteins from a genomic interval of Lacticaseibacillus pabuli:
- a CDS encoding UDP-N-acetylmuramoyl-L-alanyl-D-glutamate--2,6-diaminopimelate ligase: protein MAISLTACILLLKEHHLLKSSAIQSEDAQTMTGISYDSRKVEGPTLFFCKGTKFRPIYLSMARDKGATTYVAEKPYVEGNGLNALIVTNITKAMSILGAAFYDFPQDDLHVIAFTGTKGKTTSAYFTRGILEAAHPKHVALFSTIDRIVGPDPDQRFKSDLTTPESLDLFHDMREAVDNGMTHLVMEVSSQAYLRNRVFGLTYDVGFFLNISPDHIGPNEHPTFANYLHNKLQLLVNSRKVVINAETDHFDEVYAAARTTTYDDSIYLFASAGFQPEDPTLPIDFRFDSSEADLETSKFTLIPVTDKAVELNIGGSYSLSLIGDYNESNATAAIIGAGLAGVDATTAAAGIKNVQIPGRMEATNVAGHGHVYVDYAHNYASMKALLSFLNAEYNNPNIRVVIGAPGDKGVSRRADFAKVLNEYADEAYLTTDDPGFESADAIADQIREGIDEDRVQVKKIIDRREAIKTAIEDSRPEDIVVVAGKGADPYQKVRGVDTPWPKDMVVVKEIAKELAE from the coding sequence ATGGCTATTTCACTAACAGCATGTATCTTATTACTTAAAGAGCACCACCTTCTAAAGAGCAGCGCCATCCAAAGTGAAGACGCGCAGACAATGACGGGAATTTCTTACGACTCGCGCAAGGTCGAAGGACCGACCTTGTTCTTCTGCAAGGGGACGAAATTCCGGCCTATCTATCTGTCAATGGCTCGCGACAAGGGCGCCACAACCTACGTTGCTGAGAAGCCATATGTTGAAGGCAACGGTTTGAATGCGCTCATTGTTACCAATATCACAAAGGCAATGTCCATCTTGGGTGCGGCCTTTTATGACTTCCCACAAGACGACTTGCACGTCATTGCGTTCACGGGGACCAAGGGCAAGACCACTTCCGCATACTTCACCCGCGGAATTCTCGAAGCTGCGCACCCCAAGCACGTGGCGTTGTTCTCGACCATCGATCGCATCGTCGGTCCGGATCCTGACCAGCGTTTCAAGTCAGACCTGACCACGCCAGAAAGCCTGGATTTGTTCCACGACATGCGTGAGGCCGTTGATAACGGCATGACGCACTTGGTCATGGAAGTCTCCAGCCAGGCATATCTGCGCAATCGTGTCTTTGGCCTGACCTATGATGTCGGCTTCTTCCTCAACATTTCGCCTGATCACATCGGCCCTAATGAGCACCCGACGTTTGCGAACTACTTGCACAATAAGTTGCAGTTGCTCGTGAACTCACGCAAGGTTGTCATCAATGCGGAAACGGACCATTTCGATGAAGTTTACGCAGCTGCCCGGACGACGACTTATGATGACAGCATCTACCTCTTCGCCTCCGCTGGGTTCCAGCCGGAAGACCCAACGTTGCCAATCGACTTCCGCTTCGATTCATCCGAAGCCGACCTTGAGACCAGCAAGTTCACACTGATTCCTGTGACCGATAAGGCCGTGGAATTGAATATCGGTGGTTCTTACTCCTTGAGCCTGATTGGGGACTACAACGAAAGCAACGCGACTGCTGCAATCATCGGTGCCGGACTTGCCGGCGTTGATGCCACCACGGCTGCGGCCGGCATTAAAAACGTCCAGATTCCTGGGCGGATGGAAGCCACCAACGTTGCGGGTCACGGCCACGTCTACGTTGATTACGCCCACAACTATGCCAGCATGAAGGCCCTCTTGAGCTTCCTGAACGCAGAATATAATAATCCAAACATTCGAGTTGTGATTGGTGCACCCGGTGATAAGGGTGTTTCCCGTCGTGCTGACTTCGCGAAAGTGCTCAACGAGTACGCAGATGAAGCCTACCTGACGACTGACGACCCTGGTTTTGAAAGTGCTGATGCCATCGCCGACCAGATTCGCGAGGGCATTGACGAGGACCGTGTGCAGGTCAAGAAGATTATTGACCGTCGCGAAGCCATCAAGACTGCGATTGAAGACAGCCGTCCCGAAGACATTGTCGTTGTCGCCGGGAAGGGTGCTGACCCATACCAGAAGGTCCGTGGTGTCGATACCCCATGGCCTAAGGATATGGTGGTCGTGAAGGAAATCGCTAAGGAACTAGCTGAGTAA